The DNA window AATACCATCACCGTCAAGCTGGCCAAGTTGACTACCATCTGCAGCAAACACATCGACGAAGCGATTCATGTTGCCAATAACAAACTTCTGAATGCCATCGTGTGGCCGTTTCTGCCATTGAGGCTTTAGAATAGTCACCCACCGACCGGTCTGGTTGTTGTGGCTGATCTTGTGAGTAGGCTCTACACTGATATCCTGCCCAGTCTTCCAGGTTGACGCCTCAGAGAAATCATAGATCTTGATGGTATCGTCATAGGAACTGGTGGCTATTTGTCCGCCAGGGCTCCAAGAGGCATGCGAAACAGATAGTCGAGACTCGTGCTCACCAAGAAGTGCAGGGTGTCGTAGATCGCCCTTGCCAGTGATTTTGCGCatgtcccagatcttgagaGTGCGATCGAGAGAAGCGGTTGCCAGGAGATGTGGCTGAAGAGGGTGAAGTGAAAATCCACCAATTTTCTGCGCTGACATTGCCCATAGTTCGGCGTCTCTGGTTCGAGTGTCATACTGACCAACAGAGCCGTCGAGAGTAGAAAAGTAAAGCATGTTAGGCTTCGAGTCAGCCATATCAAGCGCAGAAAGAGGCATCTCTTCATCGGGGTCTGACGGCGCCCACATTTGCACAGAGGTCTCCTTGTTCAGATCCAGTTTCCGGATAGAGGAGTCGTAGCTGGATGTGTAGACCGAGTTCGCATCGCCATAAGGGAACACAATCGAGGAGATGGTGCGACTATGTGTTTTGAAGGCAGAAATAACAGGGTCTGGTACCACCgcatcatcgtcttcctcgTCAATCTCTGGGGCAGTCTGCGAGGCGTCAAAGATGCCCATGTTACCCTCCTTGTCGCCGGCAAAGACAAGCGGCTTATCTTCAATCGGGTGAAAGCCGAGGGCATATACTCGTTGAGGGGTGATCTTGATTTCTGTAGTGTAACCGTTAGCGTAACCATGTGAACCGTCGTGGACTGTCACTTACCATTCGGTGCCCAATGTTCGTATAGTTTGAGGTCACCTATCCGCTCACGGAGCTCCTTTAGCCCCTTGTCTGTCGTTTCCTTCACATCGTCCTCAGTGAAAGTTCGCACACCGGGTTGCGCGCCGCGGACAAGACTCTTAAGCCCATCCGCCCCAGCCGACCACTTCTTGCCCTCGACAAATATGTCGCCGAGGTTTAGGTCGCCGTTGACTCGCAACTTTTTAGCCTTTGCTTCCTGGGCCACGACCTCTGCTTCGACTTCGAGCTTCCTTTTGAGCGTGTCATTGTCAGCATCGATACCTGCTAGACGGGAACTTTGTCGAGTCGGCTTCGCTTGCTCTCGTTTAACAGGTGTTCGAGTCTTGGGTCTCGAAGGTGTAGTTCGCTTTGGCGGCGTCGGTGCAACTCTCTTAGCAATGACCGCGACGTCGTTGAGAACCTTCCTGTTTGCCTCTATATTTTCCAAACGCCTTCTCTCAAACGCACTCATAGGAGCATCGCTGCCCCTCTTAGGAGGCATGTTGACCTCGCGAGAAGGGAGGAAGGGTTAATTGTAGAGAGTGACTGGGTAAAGAACTAAGGTCGGATTTCACGACAAAGGCACGACAAAGAAGACCAAGCGCAATCTCGTTTTTTgcaaaggaaaaagaagcaaaTAGGAGAATCGTGAATGGTGACGCAAAGCGCAAGGCGAAGCGCGTCTGATTCAATTAACTTTGGCGCGAAGTCACGCGTTACCGCTCGTAACGCGTTTTGATTCCGAAGATAAGCCGTGAGACCTTCTAGTCCCAAATATCGATTTTTAGCAATGAAATTCTCATGTGAAACAAGAGACTTTCATATATCTTCAGTCATACAAAAATGTCACGGAATCTTTTACCATTCTTGTACCAAACAAGGACTCTGCAACTGGCTTGCAGACGTCCCGCTTCAATTCTTTTTACGCAAAAAGCTGGTGTGGCGACTAATTCGAATCAGCCCAGAAAGATTGATAATTCAATTCCTTTCGAGTTTGATGACGAAGATACGGAAGATATCCAAGGCCTCGATCCAGATGCCAACGCCCATATTGAACCGGGCAGTACTTTGACTCCTGGGGAAAGCGAAATCTTCAAGCGCATTTTTGACGATATTTCCAATGCTCGTCTACCTCAAAATAAGAAGTCTAGTCGTCCTCAAGCGGCTCAACCTGCTGAATCATCAACTCCATCAGACTTGGCAAAGCAGCGTATGGGCGATACCCTTGTCGAGAAAGCTCGAGGTGCAAATGCCAGCGATGACTTCCTGAAACGTTACCCACTTTCGTTGCGGAAAGCTGCACAGAATGCCCTTGGCAAGTTTGAGTCTGCACCAAAACGTCCCAAGCTGTATAACCTGGCAGAGTTGGACAAGGCAGAAAAGGCACAGATGCGCAAATGGGCAAATTACGAAGATCTgagagaaaaggaaagggaGAGAGTTATGAATCTAATGAAGAAGTGTAACAGCGATGTTGAGCTGTGGGATGTCATGGAGAAAGAAGTTTTCTCACTACCTAAGGAGCTGGGCATTGTTGAAgaaccaaagacagcaaagAGGGGACGGAAGCCCAAGAATGCGCCTGCGacagaggagaagaaagTCACGACTAAGGAGGAGAAGCCTATCATGGATGTTCACGGATATCTTTACTCGGACTTCCTGACTTACGGCCTGAATCAATTGGACACCGCATTCCCGAAACCTTCTCTCCTGGCCTTCAACATTCTCCCCCGAATTAAGGAACTCGGTCTTTCCTCCTACGTTCTCGGTGTATCTTCGCCCCTCTTCATCAGGCTCGCCCAGATTCACTGGGAGCGTTACGGCGATGCTGAGTCTGCCTGTGACGCTCTTGATGAGATGAAGCCACTAGGAATTTTCCCCACAGAAATCGAAAAGATCAAGGAGGTTGAGAAGGTGGTTAAGGAGATTGAAGAACACCTGCACAGCTGCACTTGGGGAGCACAAGGACCTTTTGTTATGGCTATGATGCAAGGAGGTCCCTATGATGCTACTCTCACGGCTCGCCTCGGACGCTTGAAGGGTATTATCGCTAGTAAATACTTCTACAACGAAAGAGTCGCTATGAATTTGGAGCAGGATGTGGAGGTGAAGACCCAGCATCTTCAGGCTGCACGATAGTGTATGATATTGTATTATAATGGAATGAAAACGACGAGCAGATCTGTAAAACAATGTATTATACGACTTGACAGTCAAGTTTATCAACAAGCAAGAAAGAGCTGATATTTGGGTACCAAGATGACTAACTAAGATACAGATAATGCAGTCCAGAGTTATGTCTTTTGTGTCCCGTACCGACTAGTAAATCACTAAGGACCAGGTTTGTacagagaaagagagagtaATGGAGTCTATATCCTGAAGAAATTACTCTTCGATAGAGCGCCCTgtgacaagatcaagaataCAACTGCAAATCCCAGAATAACCGTAAAGAGCACCGCCATCTTGTGAAACCCAGAAACATCAGTAACACTGTCAGCCatacagaaagaacaactTACCTTGGCATTTCCGTCCCACCACTCTGCAGCTTCAGGTTTCCAAGGACCATACGTAGCAGCAGCCCATATCAAAACCGTGAGACCAACAACCATACACAAGACAGCCAACACCAGAAACGCAAGGCTGAATTCCCAAGCATAAACGTGCAACCAACTAGGTAAAGCTTTATTGTCGGATCGTCGTCTTCGACCCAGACTGTTTCGTATCTTCTCCAAACCGTCTGGATGTGCCGACAGTCGATGTAGTCTCATACTCTGGACCCCAGCAGTGACGACTGAAAAGAGGGCGAGCACTAGGCCACTGTATAGAAGTCCCCGTACTAGCCATGGTTTGGACTTTCCGTTTGGAAGTACGTCTGGCCATGAACTTGTTGAGCTGAGGCAGCTTGCAAGAAGGGCTCCCTTTGAAACAAGAAATGTTAGCTGAGACGAGAAGGATCTGCAAAAAAACATACAAGTGTTCCTACAAAGTTGAGCTCTTCAAGCTTGTGGTTCCGCCAGTTTTTGGTCATTTCGTCTTTCAGCTCTTTGTCATCTTCGTTGAGCATCCGAATGATGGTATCGCAGCCCGTTGAGGTGCCCTCGAAGAAGTTGAAGTGTTTCATTTGGCTGGTGCTGTTCTGACACTCTCTAACATGCCATGTTTTGATGATAGTGATTATCTATGATGAGAATTTCGGTGAAGAATAAGCCAAGAAACCAGAAACGAGGGGAACGTCAAACATGAACTAAGATTTCTGCATTGCCACAGGCTACGACATGGCAACCCGATGAACTCAATTGAAGACTAGCTGATAGAATAAAACAGTATGAAAGACTATGCTACGTTTATTATCAGTCGTTGAGAGCTACTGCAAGCGTCGATGCTCCCCACCTTTGGAAGCTTTCCTAGAAACAAGCTACTCTCGAGCCCAGCCACATACGTAACATCCCACAACGTATGCTCAGTCTCATCATACAGCTATTCACAATACAATACTTTGAAGTAGGGCCTCGGCCATCGGACCCGGGACATAAATACTGTAAACTTCCCCGCCTTGGGGCGTAATCACTTGAGTATTCAGCCTTGTACCGACACAACCAAGACATGGATCATCCTGCAATGCAACTACACATGCAACACATTGCATCATACATGAAGAATGAGGTCTCGTTTACATCTTGGCCTCTTACTGTCCTGGTGGATACCCCTCTTCTCAATCTCACTCTTATGACAATCCTTCGGGAATACGGAAAACGAACCATGGATATGGTTAATCATCTCTCTCTTAGCATCGGCCTTTCGCCCTCTTTCTGGACCCCGCCCCACGATATATGATGACGGGCCCCGCAATCTTTGAACTAAGGGCCCCTTAGTTCAAGATTACTACTACCGTTGGTATCTTAAAAAGGGTTTTTATATCCCAAACATCGTCAATATTCTTTGAGTGTATCTAAAGCAAAAACATCAGCATGGCCCCTCTCAAACCTTTCCATGCCGAGCACATGGGCTCTCTTCTCAGACCCCAAGCCCTTCTCGATGTAAGAGAGCAGATCCGTGAAAAGGGTCTCACCCCAGAAAATGCAGGTCTCGAAACCGTGGAGACAGATGCTGTCAAGGACGTTGTCAAGATGCAGCAAGAACTAGGCTTCAAGGCTGTCACCAGTGGCGAGTTCACCAGAACTCGATTCTGGGGATTGATGTGGGATGAATTTGAGGGCACTACCCAGCTTCAGGACGCTGACGCCAGTCTTTTTCGTCTGTACCATCCTGACGTAGTGAGTCTGATCGAGAAGGATCGCCAGGTCATGCCTGGCGACTCTGTCATTGCAGGAGGCAAGCTCTCCCACAACCCTGAGAAGTCTGTCTCCAACTTGCACGAGTTGAAGCTTGTACAGCAGTTTGTGCCCAAGGAGCAGTGGGGTTCTATCAAGCTCACCATGATTACTCCTGCTTGGTTCCACATGCGTTACAAGCAGGGCAAAGCATACTCTACTGAGGCGTACAAGAACGACGAGGAGTACTTTGCCGATGTTGCCAAGGTTTACCAGGCGGAGCTTGATATGCTATACAAGGCGGGTCTGCGCAACGTTCAGTTCGACGACCCCGGCATGGCTTGTAAGTTGTTGATCTGACCAATTGCCGAACTGGATACTAACGAGAAAAGACTTTTGCAGCCAAAAGTTCCGTGACGGCTGGGCTGCTGACTCCGACAACATCGGCACTGTCGATGATCTCCTAGACGCTTACATCAAGCTTTACAACGACTCTCTGTCCAAGGTTCCCTCAGACATGCACACTGGTATCCATCTCTGCCGTGGTAACTTTATTGGTGGCCGTCACTTTGCTGAGGGCAAGTACGACATCATCGCTGAGAAGCTCTTCCGTGACTTGAATGTCAACACCTTTTACCTGGAATACGACACTGAGCGCTCTGGTGGTTTCGAGCCTCTCGAGTTTCTACCCAAGGACAAGAccgttgttgttggtgtcaTCAGCACCAAGCTGCCTCAACTCGAGGACAAggaggagatgaagaagagagttTTGAGCGCGGCGGATTGGGTTGCCAAGGGCACTGGCGAGAGCCAGAAGGAGGCCCTGCAGAGAGTTGCTGTCAGCCCTCAGTGCGGATTCTCAACCCATGAGAGTGGTTATCCTCTCAATCttgacgaggagaagaagaagttggcGTTGGTTAGGGAGATCGCTGACGAGATCTGGGGTGAGGCCTAATGTTGATATTTGACCTGTAAACGAATACGAGCACCAATAATGCAGTGATTTCATTGTtgaaattaattattatgtAGGATGAGAATTTCAACCATTTCATGAAAACGGAATTAATCATATTTTGATATTTTGACCTTGAGATCAGAAAAGGAGGTAGAAAATATAGTGATTGCCAACTGTTGATATTTAAGGCTACATATTAATATgagtatccctcgaagtctaatataaaatcgatagatatagctttattataaaaaatagggctcttaaagtaatcttaatcttatataaatataaaagtaatacctactatataacctacttatctttcttttaatataaagacttaaaaagaCTACTTTTAAaccttttaaatataaaagattaaatatttatttattaattaatttacctagcttattttattttaatctttattattaattaactctagctataataataaaataataaataaaaaactacttattaaatataaaagtatataaaggtcttattatttatattataaatataaatttacttttttaaataatattatttatatagctattaatataattaaaaataaaaataaaattaatatttatataaaagtaaaagctataataaatattaataaatttaatattatttaattaattaaaatagttttttttaattattatttaattaaattaattaaataaattaacttttattaagtgatttttaaagtataagtcctaaagtatatatttaaaattaacttataaaaagatataatttttaaacttaaatattaatataaattctatttaaaggtatatattataacttataaaattaaaattataataattattataaaagcttttattctttttaaagattaattattaaatatttccttattaatattaatattaataaaactatataactatataattactatataaaataataaactttaaagtctttattaaccctagctatatattaaactaaagaactatttataaaagcttagcctttataattaattttactttaaaagaaagaaattaattaaaagaatttaaggcctttaataaccttttaaataatcttccttttaatacttaaagttaatatattattaatataaataataattaaattattatttttatttttcttagctataaggcctttagctatataattaactattaagctaataaattaaagtttaaatctttattatataaaaagaaaaaggccttaaaggCCCTTTATagaataaagtataataataatattaatatattaaaaggtaaaataccttaaataaagttactttttaatctttaaaataatctttaaaataatctttaaaataatctttaataaggaaaataaattattaataacttataaggtatttaataaaggtaatattattaaaaagtttattaaattaaaatttattatattaagaattttataaagttaaaagaggaaaattctagggaaaaaaagaaaaagcttataattaatactatagcttttaatataataaaatttaatataatattaaataaattaaaaatattaaaaagcttaaaaaagctaaaaaaaaaaataagaaattaattaattaattaaaaagtaaaaaaaaaagcttttaaaacccttaaaaataccttctataaaggtaataaccttctattaaataaaaaaaaagaatttctaaaggccttaagagataaattactatatatagtatagcttaaagagctattttaaaaagctatagtaataattaaaatactatagtaaaaataGGAAATTAGTATATAGGGTTAAGCTACTTAAAAAGGGTTATTTAGGTAATTTTATAGGTTAATTAAAGGAAAGTTTTATAGGTTATAtaaggtttcggttactctgtgtgagcaataaacaagtaatcgcatttaaggctatatataacCGTATACCATGATCAATCTTCATCAAAGTCACTCACTACAGCCGGCTTCAGCCGTCTTATCTTCCGTAGTATAGTGGTCAGTATGCAAGCTTGTCACGCTTGAGACCCGGGTTCAATTCCCGGCGGGAGAGACCGCCACCTGTGATACACAGGagaatttttttttttagtttTCTTTAAACTTATCAACTTTTACTACATCTTCCTTTTTGTATGTGTGTTACTAGACACCGCGTTGGCATGTCTGGTGATAAGTCTAAGTGAATTATGCGAAGAAATATTGACACCTAGATATCTTGTAATGTAAGCCCCCATCACGCTTGAAACTGACATCAAGGGCTTCTATAGGCTGCAAGGCGTTCCCAGAGGCTGACAGCACACCAGCTAAGATTTATATTTCAGGCATTCTGACACATGACATCCCCCACTCGCCTGCATCTATTTTCAACCTGATTTATTACACTCACCCACTGTTGTTTTTGCCTGAGTTTATGTTTGTCTCATGATTCATCAGAATTATCAAAACTTTTGATACATGTCCCTACTATAATGGACGGCCTCTCCATAGCCACAGCCTGTTTCGCCTTTATCGAAATCGCCGATAGAACATTCAAAGTAATATCGGATTTTGTTCGAGACTGCAAAGATGCAAGGAACGACCTGTCAGCCGTTAATCAAGAGCTACTTACTTTAAAAAGAACACTGAATTTGCTCAAGGATCTTGTCAGCAATGGAGATGAACGGGATTTGACAAACAACACGAAGCGAGATATTCGGGATATAATTCAAAATTCACTTGGCATTGCTACGACTTTGGAGGATGAGCTGCGAGGGCAGCAAGGTAGGCTTCTTGCAGTTAACTGGGCCACGagagggaaaagaaaagtcgCTACGTATCAGGCGATTCTAGAAACGAACAGGCGAGCGCTCAGTCTGGCTGTCGAGACAATTACTCTGTGAGAAACCCATGTCTTGGTGGTGCCACTGTGTCACTGACCCTTCAACAGAGCCACAGCAAAAGATATAAAACAGGATACCAGCGAAATCTTGGGCAACACTGGTCATATAAGAGGAGGCATCTCAGCCATCATGTCAAGGATTCAAAACCTTGAAGCACTGTTGACTAG is part of the Fusarium poae strain DAOMC 252244 chromosome 4, whole genome shotgun sequence genome and encodes:
- a CDS encoding hypothetical protein (BUSCO:17848at5125), encoding MPPKRGSDAPMSAFERRRLENIEANRKVLNDVAVIAKRVAPTPPKRTTPSRPKTRTPVKREQAKPTRQSSRLAGIDADNDTLKRKLEVEAEVVAQEAKAKKLRVNGDLNLGDIFVEGKKWSAGADGLKSLVRGAQPGVRTFTEDDVKETTDKGLKELRERIGDLKLYEHWAPNEIKITPQRVYALGFHPIEDKPLVFAGDKEGNMGIFDASQTAPEIDEEDDDAVVPDPVISAFKTHSRTISSIVFPYGDANSVYTSSYDSSIRKLDLNKETSVQMWAPSDPDEEMPLSALDMADSKPNMLYFSTLDGSVGQYDTRTRDAELWAMSAQKIGGFSLHPLQPHLLATASLDRTLKIWDMRKITGKGDLRHPALLGEHESRLSVSHASWSPGGQIATSSYDDTIKIYDFSEASTWKTGQDISVEPTHKISHNNQTGRWVTILKPQWQKRPHDGIQKFVIGNMNRFVDVFAADGSQLGQLDGDGITAVPAVAHFHPSQNWVAGATSSGKLCFWQ
- a CDS encoding hypothetical protein (BUSCO:32254at5125) → MSRNLLPFLYQTRTLQLACRRPASILFTQKAGVATNSNQPRKIDNSIPFEFDDEDTEDIQGLDPDANAHIEPGSTLTPGESEIFKRIFDDISNARLPQNKKSSRPQAAQPAESSTPSDLAKQRMGDTLVEKARGANASDDFLKRYPLSLRKAAQNALGKFESAPKRPKLYNLAELDKAEKAQMRKWANYEDLREKERERVMNLMKKCNSDVELWDVMEKEVFSLPKELGIVEEPKTAKRGRKPKNAPATEEKKVTTKEEKPIMDVHGYLYSDFLTYGLNQLDTAFPKPSLLAFNILPRIKELGLSSYVLGVSSPLFIRLAQIHWERYGDAESACDALDEMKPLGIFPTEIEKIKEVEKVVKEIEEHLHSCTWGAQGPFVMAMMQGGPYDATLTARLGRLKGIIASKYFYNERVAMNLEQDVEVKTQHLQAAR
- a CDS encoding hypothetical protein (TransMembrane:2 (i44-64o76-98i)), with the protein product MKHFNFFEGTSTGCDTIIRMLNEDDKELKDEMTKNWRNHKLEELNFVGTLGALLASCLSSTSSWPDVLPNGKSKPWLVRGLLYSGLVLALFSVVTAGVQRRSIEE